From the genome of Chitinophagales bacterium:
AAATGTCAGAACGAAAGTTTATTAAAGTCGATGTCCTCATGTCGTGCTATTTCATTGCGTTCTTTATTATGTCAAAGTCTTCCTTTGCAATTTCACGAAAACCGCTAATGAAATAAAACCCCCACTCTTTTTTATTCTTAATAAAAGTAAGGCGCGCAAGTAAAGGACGAATTTCAACTTCCTGACTATTCTTAAATTTAACATTCCGTCTGTAAGGTTTAAAGTTGTCCCTTGTATTTGGTTGATAAGGTTCTTCATCAACAACTTGTCCAAGAGCGGTAAATTTTTGTAATGGTATACCGTTTTCAAATTTGTCTTTTGATGAATAGAATACAAGCCAATCACCTTTTGAGGGTTTGCTAATCAAATCTTTTCTGCCGTGCCCTGCCTGTGCAAAACCACCTGTTACACCTTTGAGGACATGGTCTCTGCTTGCACAAATAAGAAAATACTTAGCCATTATTAGAGTGTGTCCAAATGCTATTATAAGTTACCGGTTTAAAATTCGGTTGCAAGTGAACCTGCAAGTTTCATATGTTTTTGGAAATTCTTCATTCTGTAACAATATTCAATGCCTTTGATTTC
Proteins encoded in this window:
- a CDS encoding EVE domain-containing protein, giving the protein MAKYFLICASRDHVLKGVTGGFAQAGHGRKDLISKPSKGDWLVFYSSKDKFENGIPLQKFTALGQVVDEEPYQPNTRDNFKPYRRNVKFKNSQEVEIRPLLARLTFIKNKKEWGFYFISGFREIAKEDFDIIKNAMK